The segment TCAGTTTCTATGTCATGTTCACTATGCTGCAAATAAAAACCCGTGGAATATAGAACCATCTAGACCGGATGTAGGTTTTATTAATACTGTACTCAATTTATGTAATCCTGGATAGGATATATGGAGACTAGTATAATTCAAGGAGAAAACGGATGCATGTATTTGATGATTTTAGACCCATTTACATTTCCTTTATTTTCATTCTAATCATTTTATTGATATCTATTATTTTATATAAGAATAGATTAGGTATGATTAATGGATTTGTAATAACAAGTATCTCTTTAATAATTTTGATAGCGTCTATTTATATGACTAATCTAGCTGGCGTTTTAACCGATGAATTATCTATGTCTGGTGATGCTGTCTCCTTTTACATGTTCATTATGGTAGCTTTATTGTCTATTATAAATGTTGTTGCTTATTTTTATAAAAAACGCTAATGACCATGAACGTGCCTGGCCGGTGAGAACGGCCACAGAATGAAAACAAGCTCCCGCGTATGTACCAATACGTTCGGGAGTTTGTTGTTTCATTGTTTTTATCGGAAACTAGGCTTTTGCATAATGATAAGCATTCGAAATTATGGAAATGATATGGGGATGCAGCGGTTAACGAAGCAAACGCCCCATTGCGGAATTGTACGGTGAGGCCATTATAATGTCTTTTAACTCCTAATAATGATAGCGGGATGTGTGACAGATGAAAAATATATGGAGGATTTATAAGACAGATTGGATAAACATTGCGAAGGTGCCTGTTGGCATATTCATGATTATTGCGCTTGCGCTATTGCCCTCCATATACAGCTGGGTCAATCTTTATTCGGTATGGGATCCTTACGCGAATACAAGCGGCATCACTGTTGCCGTTACGAATGAAGATGAAGGGACAATCATGAACGAAACGGAAATCAATATCGGTCAAGAAGTGTTAGAAAGCTTGAAAGAAAATCGTCAGCTTGGTTGGACGTTTGTAGACAGGGAACAAGCAAGGCGGGGAGTCGAAAGAGGCGACTATTATGCCAGCCTGATGATTCCCGCTGATTTCTCCAGCAAACTGGTCAGCATTGCAACAGGACGTGTGGAGAGACCGACCATCGAGTATACGGTGAATGAAAAAATTAATGCGGTAGCCCCCAAGATTACCGGTTCGGGAGCATCAACCCTAACCTCGCAATTGAATGAAAACTTCATTCGGACTGTTAGTGAGACGGTTCTTGAGCAGCTTCAAGAAGTTGGAATTGAGATTGAAAAGGAACTTCCGACTATTCGAAAGGTCGAGCATGCGGTGCTGACCTTAGAAGAATCGCTTCCGCACATTGACAATATGGCGCAATCATTGCTTGAGATGGAGACGAAACTGCCTGAATTACACGACAAAGCACAGACTATTACCGTTATAGAGGAGAACATTCCCGGTTTGTATCGGGCCGGGGAGACCATTCTCCATCTGGAAGAACAATGGCCTCATATAACAGAAGCAGCCGACCGGGTTGTGGAACTGCAGCAAAAAATCCCTGAGATTCAACAACTATTGGAGCATTTTGGTATGCTCGTGCAACACTTCGATCAGGCGGAAGAAGTCATGACTGGCGCGATTAGCCGTACGGAACAAGCCGCACACATCGTGAACCTGGCACAACAGGCCATTCCGGACGTGAGACAGCTTGTTGAGCGGGGAGATGCTTTGTCCAGCGCTCTTGAGCAGTACTTGACAGAGCATGAAGATGCCTTTGCCCTGCTTCCCGGTATCATCAAGCAAAACCTCCTGTTGATGCGGCAAACCTCCCAATCCGTATCTGATTTAACCGGAATGCTGATGGAGGCCGATGTCGATCCGGAAAAAGCGCTGCCCCTGCTAAACTTTACAGGAAGCAGTTTGGCGAAGGGAGCAGAAATTGCCGGTCATACCTCGGAATTGCTGCACAGATTGAACACGCACCTTCAGAGCCCGATTCTCGACAATTGGAGCGAGTGGCTTCATGCATTGCAATCCAATATGGAGCAAAGGGCGGAAGTGGTACAGAAGATCAGCTATGTGATGGAACGCGGGGAGAAGCCTGCGCGGGAGCTTATCATGCAGTTGGACGCGCTGTCGCAGGATGCCAATCGGCTGTTGGACAGACTGCTGCTTTCATTCGATGCCGAGATTGTTCCCGCTGTCGAACAAGCCATAAATACCTTGGTTACAAGGCTCGGGACTGCATCGGATGTCATGCAAAGCGTTGTGGGAAATTTGGACAATCTTGAGGAGATATTGAATAGTGCCCAGTCAGGCATTCAATATGGATTGGAGCGTCTGTCCGAGCTGCAGCAGGACCTTCCGGCGATCGGCGACAAGCTGGAGCAAGTTTATTCCGGGATGCAGGATAAACTTGATCTATTCATGGGGGCAGTAAATACAGCGGTTCCCTTCATGCAAAATGAATTGCCGGAAATCGAACAGAGACTTCATCAGGCAGCGGACTTTGTCCGCAACGACTTGCCCCAAGTCGAGGAACATATTCACCGCTTGTCTGATTTTGTACAGCATCGTCTTCCTGAGCTGGAGCGCATATTCGGGATGAGTACGGATTTTATGCGCAACGACCTGCCTGAAGTGGAGGATGCGGTACGGAAAGCGGCTGATCGGATCAGGCAATTGCAAGGCAAGGAGGATGCGTTAGCGGAACTGGCGGCAATCATTAGAGGAGATATTGCGGAGGAGAGCGATTTTCTGTCTCAGCCTGTACAAATTCAAGAAAATCGTCTTTATCCGATTCCGAATTACGGATCCGCAATGGCGCCGTTTTACAGTGTGTTGTCGATTTGGGTCGGATCCACGCTATTGATCTCACTGCTGAAGACGGAGGTGGAAAATCCGAATGGCGTCTATCGACCGCGCCAGATGTTTATCGGCAGATGGCTTACGTTTCTGACGATTGGCGTCAGTCAAGCGTTGATCATGGCACTGGGCAACATCTATTTGCTAAATATCTATGCCGTTCATCCCGGTTGGTTTGTCGTATTTGCTGTATGCATCAGTCTCTTGTTCATTACGATTACGTACTCGCTCTTGGCCGTCTTCGGCAACATTGGCAAGGGGATCGCAATCATATTTATGGTGCTTCAATTTTCAAGTTCGGGGGGCACCTTCCCAGTTGCAACAACTGCGCCTATTTTTCAGGCGTTAAATCCGTATATGCCGTTTACGTATGCGATCAGCTTATTAAGAGAAGCGGTAGGCGGAATCTATACGGAGACCGTGACGAAAGACATCGTCGTGATTATGTTGATGACAGCGATTTGCCTTGCTCTGGCGTTTGTTCTCAGGAAGCCGCTGAGCGGTATTACAAAGCGCTCAGCGGAACAGGTGAAACGTACGAAGATAATGTCATGAACAGGACCTGCTGCCGCCATTCTGGCACGCAGCAGGTTGAAATGACAGGTTCATCCTTGCAAAGGCAGTATGCAGAAGCAAAGAAAAGGGGCTGTCCCAAAAGTCATAAAATGACTTGGGGGCAGCTTCTTCTTTAGTTCGAGAACAATGGCTTTGCTCTTCACGGGTGAGGGTATGGGCTCCGGCCGCTGTTGAACATCGTGTTCTGGTTATTAAATTAGTCAGAGGTGAGAACACGACGTTCAAGAGGCGGACGTATACTCCTCCACCCATACCCCACCCTCGCGCTTTTTGTTCTCCTCTCCGAAGCTGACCCCAAGTCTAAAAATTCTTTGGAATATCCCTAAAAATAAACAAAAAGAAATCGCCCTTTGGTAAAATGGAAGTACCACCAACCATTCCGAAAGGAGCGATTTCTTTGTACATTCAATATACCATGGACCAACTCTGTCTGCCAATGGATTTAGAAGAAGATATTCCACCTAACCATCTCGTAAGAGTCGTAAACGTCGCCGTCAATCAGTTGGATGATGCGATCTTCGATGCCGCCTATCCCGGCGGAGGACGGGATAGTTACCACCCCAAGATGCTGACCAAAGTCCTCATTTATGCGTACACCCAACACATTTACTCTTCCCGTCAAATTGCTAAGGCCGTTCGTGAAAACATTATGTTTATGTGGATCGCCGGCAGACAGCGTCCGGACTTCCGCACGATCAACCGCTTTCGCTCAGAACGAATGAAAGATATCTTGGAGAGCGTCTTCACGGCTGTACTTCAATTTCTGGCCGATGAGAAGTATGTGAAGCTGGAGCATTATTTCGTGGATGGAACCAAAATTGAAGCCAATGCCAATCGGTATACCTTTGTCTGGGGGAAGGCCGTTGTAAAACATAAAATGAGACTTCAAGAAAAGGTAAAGACACTATTCGCGTCCATCGAAGAGGCGGAAAAAGATGAAGATCGTCTCCATCATAGCAAGGACTTGAACGAACTGGGAGAAGAGGCAGAACTGACGAGTGAAAAGCTCGAGACAGCGGTCAAGCAACTGGAAGAGAAGCTCCAAGCAAAGCCGAAGGACAAGCCACTGAAGAAAGCCGTGCGTCAAATACGCAAAGACTTGCTCCCTCGCCTGCAAAAGTACGAACGGTACGAGGACGTACTCGGAGATCGAAACAGCTTCAGCAAGACCGATCCTGATGCGACCTTCATGCGCATGAAGGAAGACCATATGCGAAATGGTCAACTGAAGCCAGGATACAATGTGCAAATCGGAACAGAGAATCAGTTCATTGTGGGATACAGTCTTCATCAACGACCTACGGACACACGATGTTTGAAGCCCCATCTAGAGA is part of the Xylanibacillus composti genome and harbors:
- a CDS encoding DUF2599 domain-containing protein, whose translation is MGVRAEDAWDKVKAVHSGNPNWGNESGLKDQFLCHVHYAANKNPWNIEPSRPDVGFINTVLNLCNPG
- a CDS encoding IS1182 family transposase — encoded protein: MYIQYTMDQLCLPMDLEEDIPPNHLVRVVNVAVNQLDDAIFDAAYPGGGRDSYHPKMLTKVLIYAYTQHIYSSRQIAKAVRENIMFMWIAGRQRPDFRTINRFRSERMKDILESVFTAVLQFLADEKYVKLEHYFVDGTKIEANANRYTFVWGKAVVKHKMRLQEKVKTLFASIEEAEKDEDRLHHSKDLNELGEEAELTSEKLETAVKQLEEKLQAKPKDKPLKKAVRQIRKDLLPRLQKYERYEDVLGDRNSFSKTDPDATFMRMKEDHMRNGQLKPGYNVQIGTENQFIVGYSLHQRPTDTRCLKPHLEKVKANLGKLPSTVIADAGYGGEENYAYLEEEKIEAIVKYGTYHKEKSKKWKEDISKIDNWTYVEETDAWICPNGQELFFHRESKGKTDSGYEVVHRHYRSQSCLDCPLKSSCTKAAGNRELRISMKYLRYKKQMRDKLSSEEGYALAVRRMIEPESVFGQMKNNRGFRRFLLRGLTKVSLEVGWLSLAHNLMKKAKIDQKRQMVGQE
- a CDS encoding YhgE/Pip domain-containing protein codes for the protein MKNIWRIYKTDWINIAKVPVGIFMIIALALLPSIYSWVNLYSVWDPYANTSGITVAVTNEDEGTIMNETEINIGQEVLESLKENRQLGWTFVDREQARRGVERGDYYASLMIPADFSSKLVSIATGRVERPTIEYTVNEKINAVAPKITGSGASTLTSQLNENFIRTVSETVLEQLQEVGIEIEKELPTIRKVEHAVLTLEESLPHIDNMAQSLLEMETKLPELHDKAQTITVIEENIPGLYRAGETILHLEEQWPHITEAADRVVELQQKIPEIQQLLEHFGMLVQHFDQAEEVMTGAISRTEQAAHIVNLAQQAIPDVRQLVERGDALSSALEQYLTEHEDAFALLPGIIKQNLLLMRQTSQSVSDLTGMLMEADVDPEKALPLLNFTGSSLAKGAEIAGHTSELLHRLNTHLQSPILDNWSEWLHALQSNMEQRAEVVQKISYVMERGEKPARELIMQLDALSQDANRLLDRLLLSFDAEIVPAVEQAINTLVTRLGTASDVMQSVVGNLDNLEEILNSAQSGIQYGLERLSELQQDLPAIGDKLEQVYSGMQDKLDLFMGAVNTAVPFMQNELPEIEQRLHQAADFVRNDLPQVEEHIHRLSDFVQHRLPELERIFGMSTDFMRNDLPEVEDAVRKAADRIRQLQGKEDALAELAAIIRGDIAEESDFLSQPVQIQENRLYPIPNYGSAMAPFYSVLSIWVGSTLLISLLKTEVENPNGVYRPRQMFIGRWLTFLTIGVSQALIMALGNIYLLNIYAVHPGWFVVFAVCISLLFITITYSLLAVFGNIGKGIAIIFMVLQFSSSGGTFPVATTAPIFQALNPYMPFTYAISLLREAVGGIYTETVTKDIVVIMLMTAICLALAFVLRKPLSGITKRSAEQVKRTKIMS